In Perognathus longimembris pacificus isolate PPM17 chromosome 3, ASM2315922v1, whole genome shotgun sequence, a single window of DNA contains:
- the Shisa2 gene encoding protein shisa-2 homolog: MWGGRRPPAAPSGQWASLLQLLLAAALAAGARAGGEYCHGWLDAQGVWRLGFQCPERFDGGDATICCGSCALRYCCSSAEARLDQGGCDNDRQQGAGEPGRADKDLPDGSAVPIYVPFLIVGSVFVAFIILGSLVAACCCRCLRPKQEPQQSRAPGGNRLMETIPMIPSASTSRGSSSRQSSTAASSSSSANSGARAPPTRSQTNCCLPEGPMNNVYVNMPTNFSVLNCQQATQIMPHQGQYLHPPYVGYTVPHDAVPMTPVPPFLDGLQPGFRQVQPPFPHASSEQKMYPAVTV; this comes from the exons GCGCGCGCGGGCGGCGAGTACTGCCACGGCTGGCTGGACGCGCAGGGCGTCTGGCGTCTGGGCTTCCAGTGCCCCGAGCGCTTCGACGGCGGCGACGCCACCATCTGCTGCGGCAGCTGCGCGCTGCGCTACTGCTGCTCCAGCGCCGAGGCGCGCCTGGACCAGGGCGGCTGCGACAACGACCGGCAGCAGGGCGCGGGCGAGCCGGGCCGGGCCGACAAGGACCTTCCCGATGGCTCTGCAG TCCCCATCTACGTGCCCTTCCTCATCGTGGGCTCCGTCTTTGTCGCCTTTATCATCTTGGGGTCCCTCGTGGCTGCCTGTTGCTGCAGATGTCTCCGGCCCAAGCAAGAACCCCAACAGAGCCGAGCCCCAGGGGGCAACCGGCTAATGGAAACCATCCCCATGATCCCCAGTGCCAGCACTTCCCGGGGATCCTCCTCTCGCCAGTCAAGCACGGCTGCCAGTTCCAGCTCCAGTGCCAACTCAGGGGCCCGGGCACCGCCAACAAGGTCGCAAACCAACTGCTGCTTACCGGAGGGCCCCATGAACAACGTGTACGTTAACATGCCCACCAACTTCTCCGTGTTGAACTGTCAGCAGGCCACGCAGATCATGCCACACCAAGGGCAATACCTGCACCCTCCCTACGTGGGCTACACCGTACCCCATGACGCTGTGCCCATGACACCTGTGCCCCCTTTTCTGGATGGCCTGCAGCCGGGCTTCCGGCAGGTacagccccccttcccccatgcCAGCAGTGAGCAGAAGATGTACCCCGCAGTGACCGTATAG